The following are encoded in a window of Salmo trutta chromosome 27, fSalTru1.1, whole genome shotgun sequence genomic DNA:
- the htr1aa gene encoding 5-hydroxytryptamine receptor 1A-alpha, translated as MDFINNGSENNNTTTAFPDVVDVIPEWGDNDNEKGSRSVPEVELSYQVITSLLLGALILCSIFGNACVVAAIALERSLQNVANYLIGSLAVTDLMVSVLVLPMAALYQVLNKWTLGQEICDIFISLDVLCCTSSILHLCAIALDRYWAITDPIDYVNKRTPRRAVLLISVTWLIGFSISIPPMLGWRKAEDRANPDACTISQDPGYTIYSTFGAFYIPLILMLVLYGRIFKAARFQVWKTVKKSEKAKVSDKCLAVSPAIFHKKINVEAGGKNWKHSVEPTSKSSCVNGAVNHGENCESLEIIEVTNHSKNHLPLPNTPQSSHEVENRNEKNAEAKRKIALSRERKTVKTLGIIMGTFIFCWLPFFIVALVLPFCADSCYMPEWLGAVINWLGYSNSLLNPIIYAYFNKDIQSAFKKIIKCKFHRQ; from the coding sequence ATGGATTTTATCAATAACGGCAGTGAAAATAACAATACGACCACAGCCTTCCCCGACGTTGTGGATGTCATTCCAGAGTGGGGTGACAATGACAACGAAAAGGGGTCTAGAAGTGTTCCCGAGGTGGAGCTGAGTTACCAGGTGATCACCTCTCTGCTGCTCGGCGCGCTCATCCTCTGTTCCATATTCGGCAACGCGTGCGTTGTCGCGGCCATCGCGCTGGAGAGGTCGCTCCAGAACGTGGCCAACTATCTGATCGGCTCGTTAGCCGTCACGGACCTCATGGTATCAGTTCTGGTACTACCCATGGCGGCCCTCTACCAAGTCCTGAACAAATGGACCCTTGGACAGGAGATATGTGATATTTTCATCTCTCTGGACGTGTTGTGCTGCACGTCGTCCATTTTGCATCTGTGCGCAATTGCCCTGGACAGGTACTGGGCTATCACAGACCCCATAGACTATGTGAACAAACGGACACCCAGGCGAGCGGTGCTGCTGATCAGCGTGACTTGGCTGATTGGGTTCTCAATCTCCATCCCGCCCATGTTAGGCTGGAGGAAAGCCGAGGACAGGGCGAACCCGGACGCCTGCACCATCAGCCAGGACCCGGGCTACACCATCTACTCCACGTTCGGAGCTTTTTACATCCCGCTTATCCTCATGCTGGTCCTCTACGGGCGGATATTCAAGGCAGCCAGGTTCCAGGTTTGGAAAACTGTGAAGAAATCGGAAAAGGCAAAAGTGTCGGACAAATGCTTGGCGGTGTCGCCGGCTATTTTCCACAAGAAGATCAACGTAGAGGCGGGGGGCAAGAACTGGAAACACAGCGTGGAACCTACATCCAAGTCCTCGTGCGTAAACGGCGCGGTGAACCACGGGGAGAACTGCGAGTCGTTGGAGATCATAGAAGTTACCAACCATTCTAAGAACCACCTGCCTCTCCCCAACACTCCACAGTCCTCACACGAGGTTGAGAACAGGAACGAAAAGAACGCTGAAGCTAAGAGGAAAATAGCTCTGTCCAGGGAGCGGAAAACGGTCAAGACGCTCGGTATCATCATGGGGACTTTTATTTTCTGCTGGCTACCGTTTTTCATCGTGGCGCTGGTCTTGCCTTTCTGTGCGGATAGCTGTTACATGCCAGAGTGGCTGGGTGCCGTCATCAACTGGCTGGGCTATTCGAACTCTCTCCTAAACCCGATAATTTATGCCTACTTTAACAAAGACATCCAAAGTGCTTTCAAAAAAATTATCAAATGCAAATTCCATAGACAGTGA
- the rnf180a gene encoding E3 ubiquitin-protein ligase RNF180 isoform X2 — MEAPEGQARLQRGLPSPGQPHASYQRSSTTLRSPRQASVSISPTLLRPSIRIRTSTLSPRRLSQRMDITETRCGMYTVREPGAFWVEPGIGIGRLSPRRRTRTRLFSHSSLELEEEEEEEEEGEEEEEEDEEGGEAGVSGVMGVVTQTLTPAVPLSPAPAAMDRRMTKRERNRMKSLRKRQRRRERWRQSQLLENRQSSTGNPSSSSEEEEDVSARDREGFICAVCLDVYFSPYMCHPCNHIFCEPCLRTLAKNSPTNTPCPLCRTTITHVFFQTELNHTARTFFPKEYLSRKQTFQKATCAKWPLPSCRKLFRIFGGFQRQASPIARRQFPHGGYRLDAMDFEDNSRGWRFDIDMVIIYIYSVNWVIGFIIFCFLCYFFFPSF; from the exons ATGGAGGCCCCAGAGGGTCAGGCGAGACTGCAGAGAGGACTACCCTCACCTGGACAACCCCATGCCAGTTACCAACGATCTAGCACCACCCTCAGGTCTCCACGCCAAGCctccgtctccatctctcccacccTACTCCGCCCATCCATCCGAATCAGAACCTCCACTCTGTCACCAAGGAGACTGTCGCAAAGGATGGACATCACAGAAACGCGATGTGGCATGTACACGGTTAGAGAGCCAGGTGCATTCTGGGTAGAGCCAGGGATTGGGATTGGCCGATTGTCCCCGAGAAGAAGGACTCGGACACGCCTCTTCTCCCACAGCAGCTTAGAgctggaagaggaagaggaggaggaagaagagggagaagaagaggaagaggaagatgaggagggaggagaggcaggggttAGTGGTGTGATGGGGGTGGTGACTCAGACGCTGACTCCGGCTGTGCCCTTGTCCCCTGCTCCAGCAGCGATGGATAGGAGGATGACTaaaagagagaggaacaggatgaagagtctgaggaagaggcagaggaggagagagagatggagacagagccaGCTGCTGGAGAATAGACAG AGTTCGACAGGGAACccatcgagcagcagtgaggaggaggaggatgtgagTGCCAGGGACAGAGAGGGCTTCATCTGCGCTGTGTGTCTGGATGTTTACTTCAGCCCCTACATGTGCCACCCCTGTAACCACATCTTCTGTGAGCCCTGCCTCCGTACCCTGGCTAAGAACAGCCCGACCAACACCCCTTGCCCACTCTGCAGGACCACCATCACTCACGTCTTCTTCCAGACGG AGTTGAACCACACAGCACGGACGTTCTTCCCAAAGGAATACCTCTCCCGGAAACAGACTTTCCAGAAGGCAACCTGTGCAAAATGGCCGCTCCCAAGCTGCAGGAAACTTTTCCGTATTTTTGGAG GTTTCCAGAGGCAAGCTAGTCCAATAGCAAGGCGTCAGTTTCCCCACGGGGGGTACCGTCTAGACGCCATGGACTTTGAGGACAATTCTCGCGGCTGGCGCTTTGACATCGACATGGTCATTATCTATATCTATTCTGTCAACTGGGTCATCGGCTTCATCATCTTCTGCTTTCTCTGCTACTTCTTTTTCCCTTCTTTCTAA
- the rnf180a gene encoding E3 ubiquitin-protein ligase RNF180 isoform X1: MEAPEGQARLQRGLPSPGQPHASYQRSSTTLRSPRQASVSISPTLLRPSIRIRTSTLSPRRLSQRMDITETRCGMYTVREPGAFWVEPGIGIGRLSPRRRTRTRLFSHSSLELEEEEEEEEEGEEEEEEDEEGGEAGVSGVMGVVTQTLTPAVPLSPAPAAMDRRMTKRERNRMKSLRKRQRRRERWRQSQLLENRQSSTGNPSSSSEEEEDVSARDREGFICAVCLDVYFSPYMCHPCNHIFCEPCLRTLAKNSPTNTPCPLCRTTITHVFFQTGEHELNHTARTFFPKEYLSRKQTFQKATCAKWPLPSCRKLFRIFGGFQRQASPIARRQFPHGGYRLDAMDFEDNSRGWRFDIDMVIIYIYSVNWVIGFIIFCFLCYFFFPSF, encoded by the exons ATGGAGGCCCCAGAGGGTCAGGCGAGACTGCAGAGAGGACTACCCTCACCTGGACAACCCCATGCCAGTTACCAACGATCTAGCACCACCCTCAGGTCTCCACGCCAAGCctccgtctccatctctcccacccTACTCCGCCCATCCATCCGAATCAGAACCTCCACTCTGTCACCAAGGAGACTGTCGCAAAGGATGGACATCACAGAAACGCGATGTGGCATGTACACGGTTAGAGAGCCAGGTGCATTCTGGGTAGAGCCAGGGATTGGGATTGGCCGATTGTCCCCGAGAAGAAGGACTCGGACACGCCTCTTCTCCCACAGCAGCTTAGAgctggaagaggaagaggaggaggaagaagagggagaagaagaggaagaggaagatgaggagggaggagaggcaggggttAGTGGTGTGATGGGGGTGGTGACTCAGACGCTGACTCCGGCTGTGCCCTTGTCCCCTGCTCCAGCAGCGATGGATAGGAGGATGACTaaaagagagaggaacaggatgaagagtctgaggaagaggcagaggaggagagagagatggagacagagccaGCTGCTGGAGAATAGACAG AGTTCGACAGGGAACccatcgagcagcagtgaggaggaggaggatgtgagTGCCAGGGACAGAGAGGGCTTCATCTGCGCTGTGTGTCTGGATGTTTACTTCAGCCCCTACATGTGCCACCCCTGTAACCACATCTTCTGTGAGCCCTGCCTCCGTACCCTGGCTAAGAACAGCCCGACCAACACCCCTTGCCCACTCTGCAGGACCACCATCACTCACGTCTTCTTCCAGACGGGTGAGCACG AGTTGAACCACACAGCACGGACGTTCTTCCCAAAGGAATACCTCTCCCGGAAACAGACTTTCCAGAAGGCAACCTGTGCAAAATGGCCGCTCCCAAGCTGCAGGAAACTTTTCCGTATTTTTGGAG GTTTCCAGAGGCAAGCTAGTCCAATAGCAAGGCGTCAGTTTCCCCACGGGGGGTACCGTCTAGACGCCATGGACTTTGAGGACAATTCTCGCGGCTGGCGCTTTGACATCGACATGGTCATTATCTATATCTATTCTGTCAACTGGGTCATCGGCTTCATCATCTTCTGCTTTCTCTGCTACTTCTTTTTCCCTTCTTTCTAA
- the LOC115164041 gene encoding uncharacterized protein LOC115164041, translating into MDLLEEHTKMMPFPWFLSNVYDRFTSETLVHGVVSSILEWNGLKIAFMGLVEEDWLDTLGTVDKNNIKYIDYVETADRLSAELRDKGAALGIALTHTRWRNDARLASESNGVDLILGGHGHEYGVLEVNGILIVKSGSEFRYLSKSDGVKDQDGTFKYSCEKIVTMKDLEEDAEIQQSVKGYTDNMQHMFGEVLCHIEVALDGRYAAVRRAECSLGNLIIYAMLEATHAEVAFLNSDPAHK; encoded by the exons ATGGACCTCTTGGAAGAACATACTAAAATGATGCCCTTCCCATGGTTCCTTAGCAATGTGTATGACAG GTTCACTAGTGAAACGCTGGTCCATGGCGTGGTCAGCAGCATCCTGGAGTGGAATGGCTTGAAGATCGCTTTCATGGGCCTGGTAGAGGAGGACTGGCTGGATACCCTGGGCACTGTGGACAAGAACAACATCAAGTATATAGACTACGTGGAGACAGCAGATCGTCTGTCTGCTGAGCTGAGGGACAAAGGGGCTGCCCTGGGCATCGCACTCACACACACGAGGTGGCGTAATGACGCCAGGCTAGCATCCGAGTCTAACGGTGTGGATCTCATTCTGGGAGGACATGGCCATGAGTACGGGGTTCTGGAGGTCAATGGAATTCTGATTGTGAAGAGTGGCTCTGAGTTCAGGTACCTTTCCAAGAGTGATGGTGTGAAGGACCAGGATGGGACTTTCAAGTACAGCTGTGAAAAGATAGTCACAATGAAAGACCTTGAGGAAGATGCAGAAATCCAGCAGAGTGTGAAAGGATACACTGATAATATGCAG CACATGTTTGGAGAGGTCCTGTGCCACATAGAAGTGGCCTTGGATGGACGCTACGCTGCCGTGAGACGAGCAGAGTGCAGCCTGGGTAATCTGATCATCTATGCCATGCTGGAGGCCACTCATGCTGAGGTGGCTTTTTTAAACTCAG ATCCTGCACATAAATGA
- the rgs7bpa gene encoding regulator of G-protein signaling 7-binding protein A: MSSAPNGRKNRPRSAGNIFQIGKASYRDPERRESTESTRKAQRAVTDCRMIVQEFNTLVALYRELVISIGEISGDCPSIRVEMHKTRIKGCEMARAAHQSLSVISGPEDGEIHPEICRLFIQLQCCLEMYITEMLKSVCLLGSLQLHRKGKGKDSCGPSRIDSKVDESSDIPILEDTSSSPIDCHQLCRLVATDIDNTERDMREMKNLLSKLRETMPLPLKNQDDSSLLNLTPYPLVGQRKRRFFGLCCLVTS; encoded by the exons ATGAGTTCTGCACCGAATGGGCGCAAGAACCGCCCCAGATCCGCCGGGAACATCTTCCAGATCGGCAAGGCTTCCTACCGAGACCCGGAGAGGAGGGAGAGCACGGAGAGCACACGCAAAGCCCAGCGCGCCGTGACAGACTGTAGAATG ATCGTCCAGGAGTTTAACACACTTGTGGCCCTGTATCGTGAACTGGTCATCTCCATTGGCGAGATCTCCGGCGACTGCCCCTCAATACGGGTCGAGATGCACAAGACGCGAATTAAAGGCTGTGAGATGGCAAGAGCTGCACACCAGAGCCTGTCAGTCATTTCGGG GCCTGAGGACGGAGAGATCCACCCAGAGATCTGCAGGCTCTTCATCCAGCTGCAGTGCTGTCTGGAGATGTACATCACGGAGATGctcaagtctgtctgtctgctggggTCCCTGCAGCTCCACAGGAAAG GGAAAGGGAAAGATTCCTGTGGGCCTTCCAGGATTGACAGTAAGGTAGATGAGAGCTCAGACATACCCATTCTAGaagacacctcctcctccccaaTAGATTGTCATCAGCTCTGCCGGCTAGTCGCCACAGACATAGACAATACTGAGAG GGACATGAGAGAAATGAAGAACCTTCTCAGTAAACTCAGGGAGACGATGCCTTTACCACTGAAGAACCAAG ATGACAGCAGCTTGCTGAACCTGACTCCTTACCCACTGGTCGGACAGAGGAAGAGGCGGTTCTTTGGGCTCTGTTGCCTGGTAACCAGCTAA